From one Nonomuraea polychroma genomic stretch:
- a CDS encoding fumarate reductase/succinate dehydrogenase flavoprotein subunit, translating to MDNSLNTERHEYDVVVIGAGGAGLRAAIEARQQGKRTAIVCKSLFGKAHTVMAEGGAAAAMGNVNSADNWMVHFRDTMRGGKFLNNWRMAELHAKEAPDRVWELEAWGALFDRTKDGKISQRNFGGHEYPRLAHVGDRTGLELIRTLQQRVVALQQEDYENHGDYEAYIKVFAECTVTRLLKDGDRISGAFGYWRESGNFILFDAPAVVLATGGIGKSYVVTSNSWEYTGDGHALALLAGAKLINMEFIQFHPTGMVWPPSVRGILVTESVRGDGGVLRNSEGKRFMFDYIPEVFKDKYATTEEEADRWYTDQANNRRPPELLPRDEVARAINAEVKAGRGSPQGGVFLDVSTRLPAEEIKKRLPSMHHQFKELADVDITAEPMQVGPTCHYIMGGVEVDADTGAAAVPGLFAAGEVSGGMHGSNRLGGNSLSDLLVFGRRAGAGAAAYVDGLPARPKIAPEQVDEAHAEAVAPLGRNGENPYEVHHELQRTMNDLVGIIRKAEEVSEALQVVEKIKERVRVVGAAGSRIYNPGWHLAIDLRNMVLVSECVAKAALLREESRGGHTRDDFPGMNPDWRRKLLVCSTEDGSTIKVEEKVQPPMRDDLITLFDRGELSKYLTDEEMTEFDGIAKA from the coding sequence GTGGACAACTCGCTTAACACAGAGCGTCACGAATACGACGTCGTCGTCATCGGCGCGGGCGGCGCGGGACTACGCGCCGCGATCGAGGCCCGTCAGCAGGGCAAGCGGACGGCCATCGTCTGCAAGTCGCTGTTCGGCAAGGCGCACACGGTCATGGCCGAGGGCGGCGCGGCCGCCGCCATGGGCAACGTCAACTCCGCCGACAACTGGATGGTGCACTTCCGCGACACCATGCGGGGCGGCAAGTTCCTCAACAACTGGCGGATGGCCGAACTGCACGCCAAGGAGGCGCCCGACCGGGTGTGGGAGCTGGAGGCCTGGGGCGCGCTGTTCGACCGCACCAAAGACGGCAAGATCAGCCAGCGCAACTTCGGCGGGCACGAGTACCCACGGCTCGCACACGTGGGCGACCGTACCGGGCTGGAGCTGATCCGCACCCTGCAGCAGCGCGTCGTCGCGCTCCAGCAGGAGGACTACGAGAACCACGGCGACTACGAGGCCTACATCAAGGTCTTCGCCGAGTGCACGGTCACCCGGCTGCTCAAGGACGGCGACCGGATCTCGGGCGCGTTCGGCTACTGGCGCGAGTCCGGAAATTTCATCCTCTTCGACGCGCCGGCCGTGGTGCTGGCCACCGGCGGCATCGGCAAGTCGTACGTCGTCACCTCCAACTCCTGGGAGTACACCGGTGACGGCCACGCCCTGGCCCTGCTGGCCGGCGCGAAGCTGATCAACATGGAGTTCATCCAGTTCCACCCCACCGGGATGGTCTGGCCGCCGTCGGTGCGCGGCATCCTCGTCACCGAGTCCGTCCGCGGCGACGGCGGCGTGCTGCGCAACTCCGAGGGCAAGCGCTTCATGTTCGACTACATCCCCGAGGTGTTCAAGGACAAGTACGCCACCACCGAGGAGGAAGCCGACCGCTGGTACACCGACCAGGCCAACAACCGGCGCCCGCCGGAGCTGCTGCCGCGTGACGAGGTGGCCCGCGCGATCAACGCCGAGGTGAAGGCCGGGCGGGGATCCCCGCAGGGCGGCGTGTTCCTCGACGTCTCCACCCGGCTCCCGGCCGAGGAGATCAAGAAACGGCTGCCGTCGATGCACCACCAGTTCAAGGAGCTGGCCGACGTCGACATCACCGCCGAGCCCATGCAGGTGGGCCCGACCTGCCACTACATCATGGGTGGCGTCGAGGTGGACGCCGACACCGGCGCGGCGGCCGTGCCCGGGCTGTTCGCGGCCGGCGAGGTGTCCGGCGGCATGCACGGCTCCAACCGGCTCGGCGGCAACTCGCTGTCCGACCTGCTGGTGTTCGGGCGCCGGGCGGGCGCGGGCGCGGCGGCGTACGTGGACGGGCTCCCCGCCCGGCCCAAGATCGCTCCCGAGCAGGTCGACGAGGCGCACGCCGAGGCGGTGGCGCCGCTGGGCCGCAACGGCGAGAACCCCTACGAGGTCCACCACGAGCTTCAGCGCACGATGAACGACCTGGTCGGCATCATCCGCAAGGCCGAGGAGGTCTCCGAGGCCCTCCAGGTCGTGGAGAAGATCAAGGAGCGCGTGCGCGTGGTCGGGGCGGCGGGCTCGCGCATCTACAACCCCGGTTGGCACCTGGCGATCGACCTGCGCAACATGGTGCTGGTGTCGGAGTGCGTGGCCAAGGCCGCGTTGCTGCGCGAGGAGAGCCGCGGCGGTCACACCCGCGACGACTTCCCGGGGATGAACCCGGACTGGCGCCGCAAGCTGCTCGTCTGCTCCACCGAGGACGGCTCGACGATCAAGGTCGAGGAGAAGGTCCAGCCGCCTATGCGCGACGATCTGATCACCCTGTTCGACCGGGGCGAGCTGAGCAAATACCTCACCGACGAAGAGATGACCGAGTTCGACGGGATAGCGAAGGCATGA
- a CDS encoding succinate dehydrogenase/fumarate reductase iron-sulfur subunit, with protein sequence MSYKAKFKVWRGEGGEGRLEDFTVEVNEGEVVLDIIHRLQATQAPDLAVRWNCKAGKCGSCSMEINGKPRLGCMTRMSTFEEDETITVTPMRTFPVIKDLVTDVSYNYQKAREVPSFTPPAGVRPGEYRMKQVDVERSQEFRKCIECFMCNNVCHVIRDHEENKANFSGPRFLMRIAELDMHPYDVADRQEAAQEEHGLGYCNITKCCTEVCPEHIKITDNALIPMKERVVDRKYDPLVWLGNKIFKRAK encoded by the coding sequence ATGAGCTACAAGGCAAAGTTCAAGGTCTGGCGTGGTGAGGGCGGCGAGGGCAGGCTCGAGGACTTCACCGTGGAGGTCAACGAGGGCGAGGTCGTTCTCGACATCATCCACCGGCTGCAGGCCACGCAGGCGCCCGATCTGGCGGTGCGGTGGAACTGCAAGGCGGGCAAGTGCGGCTCGTGCAGCATGGAGATCAACGGCAAGCCGCGGCTGGGCTGCATGACCCGCATGTCCACCTTCGAGGAGGACGAGACGATCACGGTCACGCCGATGCGGACGTTCCCCGTCATCAAGGACCTCGTCACCGACGTCTCGTACAACTACCAGAAGGCCAGGGAGGTCCCCTCCTTCACGCCGCCGGCCGGCGTGCGGCCCGGCGAATACCGGATGAAGCAGGTCGACGTCGAGCGGTCCCAGGAGTTCCGCAAGTGCATCGAGTGCTTCATGTGCAACAACGTCTGCCACGTGATCCGCGACCACGAGGAGAACAAGGCCAACTTCTCCGGTCCCCGTTTCCTCATGCGGATCGCCGAGCTGGACATGCACCCGTATGACGTGGCGGACCGGCAGGAGGCGGCCCAGGAGGAGCACGGGCTGGGCTACTGCAACATCACCAAGTGCTGCACCGAGGTCTGCCCCGAGCACATCAAGATCACCGACAACGCGCTGATCCCGATGAAGGAGCGCGTGGTGGACCGTAAGTACGACCCGCTGGTGTGGCTGGGCAACAAGATCTTCAAGCGCGCCAAGTAG
- a CDS encoding (deoxy)nucleoside triphosphate pyrophosphohydrolase, producing the protein MSEVVVVVAAVIVAEGGRVLAAQRAAPAAVAGGWEFPGGKVDPGESESEALIRECREELGVEIAVGERVGGDWPLSEGYLLRVWLASIAAGTPEPREHLALRWLGPGEYFDVEWLGADLPIMKTVEGLILPPP; encoded by the coding sequence ATGAGCGAAGTCGTGGTGGTCGTGGCGGCGGTGATCGTCGCCGAGGGCGGCCGGGTGCTGGCCGCCCAGCGCGCGGCGCCGGCGGCGGTGGCGGGCGGCTGGGAGTTTCCCGGTGGCAAGGTCGACCCGGGGGAGAGCGAGTCCGAGGCGCTGATCCGGGAGTGCCGGGAGGAGCTCGGGGTCGAGATCGCGGTGGGCGAGCGTGTGGGCGGTGACTGGCCGCTGTCCGAGGGGTACCTGCTGCGTGTCTGGCTGGCCTCGATCGCCGCGGGGACGCCGGAGCCGAGGGAACACCTGGCGTTGCGGTGGCTGGGGCCCGGGGAGTACTTCGATGTGGAGTGGCTCGGGGCCGACCTGCCGATCATGAAGACCGTGGAGGGTCTGATCCTGCCTCCCCCGTGA